One window of the Apium graveolens cultivar Ventura unplaced genomic scaffold, ASM990537v1 ctg8071, whole genome shotgun sequence genome contains the following:
- the LOC141704642 gene encoding cyclin-D2-1-like → MAASDPFSLENLLCTDSLHFDDLEAIDDLNHLIDSNNLVDNGSEPLIGLIPMQSDQAHGHFCSGAPTICLAINYLNRYLSVYEHLVEKFWSVQLVAVACLLLAAKLEDVGVPSTVDLQVADPSFIFEYQSLKSMELNVLASLKWRMYACTPFSYIDFFIRKLKSEDMIPSESLMYGSLIYKSCQFIVNTMKGVDFLEFRPSEISAAVAICVTRETQESEIDKAISGVMHFEKDRLLKCVQMIEDLTEIAASTDLPDGTVSVAARAGSGSPVGVLDAAFLSYRIYGRTVVSDPSSSNAANQDPKRRRLD, encoded by the exons ATGGCAGCCTCAGACCCTTTTAGTCTTGAAAACCTGCTTTGTACTGATAGTCTGCATTTTGATGACCTTGAGGCCATTGATGATCTTAACCATCTTATAGATTCTAATAATCTCGTGGACAATGGATCAGAGCCGTTAATTGGTCTTATTCCAATGCAGAGTGATCAA GCTCATGGGCATTTTTGTTCTGGAGCGCCGACTATTTGCTTAGCGATTAATTACTTGAATCGCTATCTTTCTGTTTATGAACATCTA GTTGAAAAATTTTGGAGTGTTCAATTGGTAGCTGTGGCCTGCTTATTGTTAGCAGCAAAATTGGAAGATGTTGGAGTGCCATCTACTGTTGATTTGCAG GTGGCAGATCCTAGCTTTATTTTTGAATATCAGTCATTAAAATCGATGGAGCTTAATGTGTTGGCCAGCTTGAAATGGAGGATGTATGCTTGTACTCCGTTTTCGTATATAGATTTCTTCATTAGAAAGCTCAAAAGTGAAGATATGATTCCATCAGAGTCTCTGATGTATGGATCATTGATCTATAAATCATGCCAGTTCATAGTGAACACAATGAAAG GTGTTGATTTCCTAGAATTTAGGCCCTCGGAAATCTCAGCTGCTGTTGCAATCTGTGTTACGAGAGAAACACAGGAATCAGAGATTGACAAGGCAATATCTGGTGTCATGCATTTTGAGAAG GATAGGCTGCTGAAGTGTGTTCAAATGATTGAAGATTTGACAGAGATAGCAGCGAGTACTGATCTACCTGATGGTACTGTATCAGTAGCAGCTCGAGCAGGGTCCGGGAGTCCTGTTGGGGTGTTGGATGCAGCATTCTTGAGCTATAGAATCTACGGGAGAACAGTTGTTTCAGATCCTAGTTCATCAAACGCTGCTAATCAAGATCCGAAAAGGAGAAGGCTTGATTGA